The Caldicellulosiruptor changbaiensis genome has a segment encoding these proteins:
- a CDS encoding desulfoferrodoxin: MVKRGNVYKCEVCGNIVEVLSAGGGQLVCCGQPMTLLEANTVDASLEKHVPVIEKTEEGILVKVGEVPHPMEEKHYIMWIDLVAEDVVYRKFLKPGDEPKALFNVSADKLVAYEYCNLHGLWKKE, encoded by the coding sequence ATGGTCAAAAGAGGAAATGTTTATAAATGTGAAGTTTGCGGAAATATTGTAGAGGTCTTATCTGCAGGTGGCGGACAGCTTGTTTGCTGCGGTCAGCCAATGACCTTACTTGAGGCAAACACAGTTGATGCGAGTTTAGAGAAACATGTACCAGTTATTGAAAAAACAGAAGAGGGTATTTTGGTAAAAGTTGGAGAGGTTCCACACCCAATGGAAGAAAAACACTACATTATGTGGATTGATCTTGTAGCAGAAGATGTTGTCTACAGAAAATTCTTAAAGCCTGGTGATGAGCCAAAAGCACTCTTTAATGTATCTGCTGATAAGCTCGTTGCATATGAATATTGCAATCTCCACGGGCTTTGGAAAAAGGAATAA
- a CDS encoding valine--tRNA ligase: MQKVYNPQEVEDRLYKMWLEKKYFHAKIDYSKKPFTIVIPPPNITGQLHMGHALNNTIQDILIRFKRMQGYCALWVPGTDHASIATEAKIVEKMKEEGLTKEMIGREKFLERAWEWKRVYGGRIIEQLKKLGASCDWDRERFTMDEGLSNAVKEVFVRLYEKGLIYKGERMINWCPTCKTTISDAEVEYEEKKGKLWHIKYPAKDNSFFVVVATTRPETMLGDTAVAVNPNDERYKHLIGKTVVLPLVNREIPIIADEYVDMEFGTGVVKITPAHDPNDFEIGQRHNLPMIQVIDTKGYMNENAGKYAGQDRYEARKNIVNDLKELGLLVKEEDYTHNVGHCYRCSTVIEPLVSKQWFVKMKPLAEPAIRVVKEGKIKFIPERFEKIYFNWMENIKDWCISRQLWWGHRIPAYYCKDCDNMMVSREEVKVCSKCGSTNVYQDEDTLDTWFSSALWPFSTLGWPEETEDLKYFYPTDVLVTAYDIIFFWVARMIFSAVEHMGKEPFKYVLIHGIVRDAQGRKMSKSLGNGIDPLEIIEKYGADALRFTLVTGISPGNDTRFHMEKVEANRNFANKIWNAARFVIMNLDIDTNYKPDESKFTFNERWILSRLDTLIKEVTENLEKFEIGIAAQKLYDFIWDEFCDWYIEMSKPILYNKEAENNKEVQYVLLTVLTNVLKLLHPFMPFVTEEIYLNLPHSEESLVISKWPEPMGYNYVEDISVVEKLIELIRSIRNLRVEKNIPANIKPKVYIKTDDNSMIQQKQLWEIYVKKLANIEEVVASEDIPEDSVSLVLSWGVAYIKLKEIIDIEMELKRLTEERERLLKEVERSENLLGNQNFLQKAPQKVVNEEKEKYEKYKQMLKSVEDQLERIKSLR, encoded by the coding sequence GTGCAAAAAGTTTACAATCCTCAAGAGGTTGAAGACAGGCTATATAAGATGTGGCTTGAAAAAAAATACTTTCATGCAAAGATTGACTATTCAAAAAAGCCTTTTACAATAGTAATCCCACCTCCAAATATTACAGGGCAACTACATATGGGACACGCTCTAAACAACACCATTCAGGATATTCTGATAAGATTTAAGAGGATGCAAGGATATTGCGCACTTTGGGTTCCTGGCACTGATCACGCAAGTATTGCAACAGAGGCAAAGATTGTTGAGAAGATGAAAGAAGAAGGCTTGACAAAAGAGATGATAGGAAGAGAAAAGTTTTTAGAACGTGCATGGGAGTGGAAGAGGGTCTATGGCGGAAGGATAATTGAGCAGCTTAAAAAACTCGGAGCTTCTTGCGATTGGGATAGAGAACGATTTACAATGGACGAAGGACTTTCTAATGCTGTAAAGGAAGTTTTTGTAAGACTTTATGAGAAAGGTTTAATCTATAAAGGCGAGAGAATGATTAACTGGTGTCCAACTTGCAAAACAACAATTTCGGATGCTGAGGTGGAGTATGAAGAAAAGAAAGGCAAGCTTTGGCACATTAAATATCCTGCAAAGGACAATTCTTTCTTCGTAGTTGTTGCTACAACAAGACCTGAGACAATGCTTGGTGACACTGCTGTTGCAGTAAATCCTAATGATGAAAGATACAAACACTTGATTGGAAAAACAGTTGTGCTGCCACTTGTGAATAGGGAAATACCAATTATTGCAGACGAGTATGTAGATATGGAATTTGGAACAGGTGTTGTAAAGATTACACCTGCTCATGACCCGAACGACTTTGAAATAGGGCAAAGACATAATCTTCCAATGATACAAGTAATTGATACAAAAGGGTATATGAACGAAAATGCTGGTAAGTACGCGGGACAGGATAGGTATGAGGCAAGAAAGAATATTGTAAATGACCTAAAAGAACTTGGACTTCTTGTCAAAGAAGAAGACTATACTCACAATGTAGGCCACTGTTACAGGTGCTCAACAGTAATTGAACCGCTTGTGTCAAAGCAATGGTTTGTCAAGATGAAGCCTTTAGCAGAACCTGCCATAAGGGTTGTAAAAGAAGGAAAGATAAAATTCATTCCAGAAAGATTTGAAAAGATATACTTTAACTGGATGGAAAATATAAAGGATTGGTGTATTTCAAGACAGCTTTGGTGGGGTCACAGAATTCCTGCATACTATTGTAAAGATTGTGACAATATGATGGTAAGCCGAGAAGAAGTAAAGGTGTGCTCAAAGTGTGGTTCCACAAATGTATATCAAGATGAAGACACTCTTGATACATGGTTTTCATCAGCACTCTGGCCGTTTTCAACATTAGGCTGGCCAGAAGAGACAGAAGATTTGAAGTATTTCTACCCGACAGATGTCCTTGTTACTGCATATGATATCATATTCTTCTGGGTTGCGAGAATGATTTTCTCAGCAGTTGAGCACATGGGCAAAGAGCCGTTTAAGTATGTGTTAATTCACGGAATTGTAAGAGATGCCCAAGGCAGAAAGATGAGTAAATCACTTGGAAATGGCATAGATCCGCTTGAGATAATAGAAAAATATGGTGCAGATGCACTGCGATTTACACTTGTCACAGGAATTTCACCTGGCAATGATACCAGATTTCATATGGAAAAGGTTGAGGCAAACAGAAACTTTGCAAACAAGATTTGGAATGCGGCAAGGTTTGTAATAATGAACCTTGACATTGATACAAATTACAAGCCTGATGAGAGTAAATTTACATTTAATGAAAGGTGGATTCTGTCAAGGTTAGATACTCTTATTAAAGAGGTCACTGAAAATCTTGAAAAGTTTGAAATTGGTATTGCAGCTCAAAAACTTTATGACTTTATCTGGGATGAGTTTTGCGACTGGTATATTGAGATGTCAAAGCCCATACTCTATAACAAAGAAGCAGAGAATAACAAAGAGGTACAGTATGTCCTTCTAACAGTGCTCACGAATGTTTTAAAGCTCTTGCATCCATTTATGCCATTTGTAACAGAAGAGATTTATTTAAATCTTCCACATAGTGAAGAAAGCCTTGTTATATCTAAGTGGCCTGAGCCAATGGGATATAACTATGTTGAAGATATTTCAGTAGTTGAAAAGTTGATTGAACTTATAAGAAGCATCAGAAACTTAAGAGTTGAGAAAAATATACCTGCAAATATAAAGCCAAAGGTCTATATAAAGACTGATGACAACTCAATGATACAGCAAAAACAGCTATGGGAGATTTATGTAAAAAAACTTGCAAATATTGAAGAGGTAGTAGCATCTGAAGACATTCCAGAGGATAGTGTTTCACTTGTTCTTTCTTGGGGTGTTGCATATATTAAACTAAAAGAGATAATTGACATTGAGATGGAGCTTAAAAGACTTACTGAAGAAAGAGAAAGGCTACTAAAAGAGGTTGAGCGTTCTGAAAACCTGCTTGGAAACCAAAACTTTTTACAAAAGGCACCTCAAAAGGTTGTGAATGAAGAAAAAGAGAAGTACGAAAAATACAAACAGATGCTAAAGTCTGTTGAAGACCAGCTTGAGAGAATTAAAAGCTTAAGGTGA
- a CDS encoding bifunctional folylpolyglutamate synthase/dihydrofolate synthase has translation MSMTYEEALEYIHGTYKFGVKLGLENIKRLLELMGNPQKDLRIIHVAGTNGKGSTCAFINQMLIEAGFKVGLYTSPYLEFFNERIRINNLPISDEELAKITKYVKDKIDLMISQGFNHPTEFEIVTAIAFEYFKRMNVDFVVLEVGLGGRFDATNVIENPELCIITSIGYDHMDILGQTIEQIAYEKAGIIKEGSTVILGLQRYKEAIDVISKVCKQKNANLVEVRSDYKIVKNTLDGVIFDCITPKGIYKNLEIKLLGVHQVENALNCIYAFEYLSDKYNIGTGALVKGLLNAKWNGRFEIISKEPLVILDGAHNIDGMKVLVDSCKQYLKDKKISAVVGVLKDKEYQKMLSEIKEVTSDVIFTLVPYQKRAFLDNEAKEIALDYGFDFIKDFKEAIDVSLKKAEKDSAILICGSLYLVGPARTYLKSIF, from the coding sequence ATGTCAATGACTTATGAAGAAGCACTTGAATATATCCATGGGACATATAAGTTTGGAGTAAAACTTGGTCTTGAAAATATAAAAAGATTGCTTGAACTTATGGGAAATCCTCAAAAGGATTTGCGAATTATCCATGTTGCAGGAACAAATGGCAAAGGGTCGACCTGTGCTTTTATAAATCAAATGTTGATTGAAGCGGGGTTTAAGGTGGGGCTTTACACCTCACCTTATTTAGAATTTTTTAATGAGAGAATTAGAATAAATAACCTTCCTATAAGTGACGAGGAACTTGCGAAAATAACAAAGTATGTAAAAGATAAGATTGATTTAATGATAAGTCAGGGATTTAACCATCCAACTGAATTTGAGATAGTCACTGCAATAGCCTTTGAGTATTTTAAAAGGATGAATGTGGATTTTGTTGTGTTAGAAGTTGGCCTTGGTGGAAGATTTGATGCAACAAATGTAATTGAAAATCCAGAGCTTTGTATTATAACCTCTATTGGCTATGACCATATGGATATCTTAGGGCAGACAATTGAGCAAATAGCATATGAAAAGGCTGGCATTATAAAAGAAGGCTCTACTGTAATCTTAGGGCTGCAACGTTATAAAGAAGCAATTGATGTTATCTCAAAAGTGTGTAAGCAAAAGAATGCCAATTTAGTTGAGGTGAGAAGTGATTATAAAATTGTAAAAAATACTCTTGACGGAGTTATATTTGATTGTATTACTCCAAAAGGTATATATAAAAACCTTGAAATTAAGCTTTTAGGGGTGCATCAGGTTGAGAATGCCCTCAACTGCATATACGCATTTGAATACTTGAGTGATAAATATAATATAGGTACTGGTGCCCTTGTAAAAGGACTTTTAAATGCCAAATGGAATGGCAGATTTGAAATTATCTCAAAAGAACCTCTTGTGATTTTAGACGGTGCTCACAACATAGACGGCATGAAGGTACTTGTTGACAGCTGTAAGCAGTATCTGAAAGACAAAAAAATTAGTGCAGTTGTGGGGGTACTCAAAGACAAAGAGTACCAAAAGATGCTCTCTGAGATAAAGGAAGTAACATCAGATGTGATATTTACGTTGGTACCATATCAAAAAAGAGCTTTTCTTGATAATGAGGCAAAAGAAATTGCTTTAGATTATGGTTTTGACTTTATAAAAGATTTCAAAGAGGCAATTGATGTGAGCTTAAAAAAAGCAGAAAAAGATTCAGCCATTCTAATTTGTGGGTCTTTGTACTTAGTGGGACCTGCAAGAACATATCTTAAAAGCATTTTTTAG
- the fsa gene encoding fructose-6-phosphate aldolase: MKLFIDTANINEIKEAYSWGIICGVTTNPSLIAKEGRDFKEVVNEICSIVDGPISAEVISLKAEGMIEEARDLAKIHKNVVIKIPMTAEGLKAVSVLSKEGIKTNVTLIFSAAQALLAAKAGATYVSPFVGRLDDIGQNGIELIKEIVQIFRNYPDIKTEIIAASIRHPIHVIEAAKAGAHIATVPFKVLEQMTKHALTDVGIERFLKDWEKVPKKN; encoded by the coding sequence ATGAAACTTTTTATTGACACTGCTAATATAAATGAGATTAAGGAAGCTTACTCTTGGGGAATAATTTGTGGTGTTACAACAAATCCGTCTCTAATTGCAAAAGAGGGTAGAGATTTTAAAGAGGTTGTAAATGAGATTTGTTCAATTGTAGACGGTCCAATCTCAGCCGAAGTCATTTCACTCAAAGCCGAAGGTATGATTGAAGAGGCAAGAGATTTAGCAAAAATCCATAAAAATGTTGTAATCAAAATTCCAATGACAGCAGAGGGTCTTAAGGCTGTATCAGTCTTGTCAAAAGAGGGTATAAAGACAAATGTCACACTCATATTCTCGGCAGCACAAGCACTTTTAGCAGCTAAGGCTGGAGCAACTTATGTCTCTCCATTTGTAGGAAGACTTGATGACATAGGACAAAATGGAATTGAGCTTATCAAAGAGATTGTTCAGATATTCAGAAATTATCCAGACATAAAAACAGAGATAATTGCAGCAAGCATAAGACATCCTATTCATGTGATTGAAGCTGCAAAAGCGGGAGCACACATCGCAACAGTTCCATTTAAGGTACTTGAACAAATGACAAAGCATGCATTAACTGATGTTGGGATAGAAAGGTTCTTGAAAGATTGGGAAAAAGTACCTAAGAAGAACTAA
- the pgeF gene encoding peptidoglycan editing factor PgeF: MAFEKICINGLEILRVPELQKYGVDAFFTTRRYINSNDFNLGYKWANSKEEVDKNFLILFKNLEIDYRNIYYAKQVHKNDIIIVEKGFNFFEYTQENEADGLITQKSGITLITFHADCIPIYIYDKEKKIIALIHSGWRGSLQHISKRAIDILISQFKCNISNLIVVIGPGICKEHFEVGEEVYDAFLQEFGSDICIYHEERYYLDLKKAIEKDLLGNGLKKEQIIVSDMCTYEKEDLFFSYRRDFKSPEKLGSMVALMRMVG, from the coding sequence ATGGCGTTTGAAAAGATATGTATAAACGGGCTTGAAATTCTTAGAGTTCCTGAGTTACAAAAATATGGTGTAGATGCGTTTTTTACAACAAGAAGATATATTAATTCAAATGATTTTAACCTGGGTTACAAATGGGCAAATTCAAAAGAGGAAGTTGACAAAAATTTTCTCATTCTTTTTAAAAACTTAGAGATTGATTATAGAAATATTTACTATGCAAAACAGGTGCATAAAAATGATATAATAATTGTTGAGAAAGGATTTAATTTTTTTGAATATACTCAAGAGAATGAAGCAGATGGGCTTATAACTCAAAAAAGCGGAATTACGCTTATAACATTTCACGCAGATTGCATTCCGATTTACATTTATGATAAAGAAAAGAAAATAATTGCCTTGATTCACTCTGGTTGGAGAGGAAGTTTGCAGCATATATCAAAAAGGGCTATAGATATATTAATTTCGCAATTTAAATGTAATATTTCAAACCTAATTGTAGTAATTGGTCCTGGTATATGCAAAGAGCATTTTGAAGTAGGGGAAGAAGTATATGATGCTTTTTTACAAGAGTTTGGCAGTGATATTTGTATATACCATGAAGAGAGATATTATTTAGATTTGAAAAAGGCTATTGAAAAAGATTTGTTAGGAAATGGATTAAAGAAAGAACAGATTATAGTGTCAGACATGTGTACTTATGAAAAAGAGGATTTGTTCTTTTCATACAGAAGAGATTTTAAAAGTCCAGAGAAATTAGGTAGTATGGTTGCCCTCATGAGGATGGTGGGATGA
- a CDS encoding response regulator transcription factor — MKNILIVDDEPHIVELIKFNLQKEGYNTFEAENGNTALDIIKNNRIDLVILDIMMSDKDGYEVLKEIRFNKETKNLPVILLSAKSEEIDRILGLELGADDYITKPFSVKELVARVKALFRRIESLKPDVEEKIRFGDVEVDFTKRSVKKRNQEVSLSFKEFELLKLLIENRGRVLDRDFILQRVWGYEFDGDTRTVDVHIRFLRRKLEDDEKNPRYIETVRGVGYRFREGSD, encoded by the coding sequence ATGAAAAATATCTTGATTGTGGATGATGAACCTCATATCGTGGAACTAATTAAATTCAATCTTCAAAAAGAAGGCTATAATACTTTTGAAGCTGAAAATGGCAACACAGCTTTGGATATTATCAAAAATAACAGGATTGACCTGGTGATACTTGATATAATGATGAGTGATAAGGACGGATATGAGGTTTTAAAAGAGATTAGGTTTAACAAAGAAACAAAAAACCTTCCTGTTATCTTGCTTTCTGCAAAGTCAGAAGAAATTGACAGAATATTAGGTCTTGAGCTTGGAGCAGATGATTACATAACAAAACCATTTAGTGTAAAAGAACTTGTTGCAAGAGTAAAAGCACTTTTTAGGAGAATTGAAAGCTTAAAACCTGATGTTGAAGAAAAAATTAGATTTGGGGATGTTGAAGTGGATTTTACAAAAAGAAGTGTGAAAAAAAGAAATCAAGAAGTTAGCCTTTCTTTTAAGGAATTCGAGCTTTTAAAGCTGCTGATAGAAAACAGAGGAAGAGTTTTGGACAGAGATTTCATTTTGCAGAGAGTATGGGGATATGAGTTTGATGGTGATACTCGAACAGTTGATGTGCATATAAGATTTTTGAGAAGAAAACTTGAAGATGACGAGAAGAATCCAAGGTATATTGAGACAGTAAGAGGAGTTGGCTACAGATTTAGAGAAGGGTCTGACTAA
- a CDS encoding ATP-binding protein, whose protein sequence is MRTKIFGYTILVIVIISFLQGIFSYEVYKNIYLEENKKQLEVMVSEVERYINNFDIQSLYKVYKKSYFRVTIVDNKGIVLYDSEADKNKMENHSKRPEIVEANKYSGKICFSMRKSKTLNNFFLYAAKKVEIDNKSIFIRVSVLLDKIDVILKKALIQTLKFGLICIVFGMILTIGISSLLYQPLKGLISLITEGLKKFDIVELKEKEDLKWLSLSFTRLYHLLEEKINEVNSLNYRLSALLNSIELGIIFFDNKKRILMFNQQAEEIFATKLKNGTSLLECIRIYELFEFLYDENAFEKEFEVTVNGQNKIFKVTKKRVKYDEGKEGILLIVSDITFIKKLEKIRSDFVANVSHELKTPLTSIKGFVETLKDGAIEDREVAEKFLNIIEVEVERLVRLINDLLYLSEIENAKIQVTEDEVNVKEVVEECVELLRFKAEGKNVKIHLKLDDKLKVKIHKDWLKQIFINLIDNAIVYNKENGEVIIEVERLDEKIAIRVKDTGIGIPQDEIERIFERFYRVDKGRSRKLGGTGLGLSIVKHIVELYNGKIYVTSEVGKGSEFTIVI, encoded by the coding sequence ATGAGAACAAAGATATTTGGTTACACCATTTTAGTTATAGTTATTATAAGCTTTTTACAGGGAATTTTTTCATATGAGGTGTATAAAAATATTTATCTTGAAGAAAATAAGAAGCAGCTTGAAGTAATGGTAAGCGAGGTTGAAAGATATATAAATAACTTTGATATTCAATCACTTTATAAAGTGTACAAAAAAAGTTATTTTAGAGTTACAATTGTTGACAATAAAGGGATTGTGCTTTATGATTCTGAAGCTGATAAGAATAAAATGGAAAATCATTCAAAAAGACCTGAAATTGTAGAGGCAAATAAATATTCGGGAAAGATTTGCTTCTCGATGCGAAAAAGCAAGACACTTAATAATTTTTTTCTCTATGCGGCAAAGAAGGTAGAAATTGACAACAAATCTATATTTATTCGAGTCTCTGTTTTACTTGATAAAATTGATGTGATTCTGAAAAAGGCTTTGATTCAGACACTAAAGTTTGGGCTGATATGTATAGTTTTTGGGATGATACTTACAATTGGCATATCTTCGCTTTTGTATCAGCCTCTCAAGGGGTTAATTTCACTCATTACAGAGGGACTAAAAAAATTTGATATAGTTGAACTCAAAGAAAAAGAGGATTTGAAGTGGCTGAGTCTTAGCTTTACGAGATTATATCACCTTTTAGAAGAGAAGATTAACGAAGTAAATAGTCTCAACTATAGGCTTAGTGCTTTGTTAAACTCAATCGAACTTGGAATAATTTTTTTTGACAACAAAAAGAGGATACTTATGTTTAACCAACAGGCTGAAGAGATATTTGCGACAAAGCTTAAAAATGGTACAAGTTTACTTGAGTGCATTCGAATATATGAACTTTTTGAATTCCTATATGATGAAAATGCCTTTGAAAAAGAATTTGAGGTAACAGTTAATGGCCAAAATAAAATATTTAAAGTTACTAAAAAGAGAGTAAAATATGATGAAGGTAAAGAAGGAATATTATTAATTGTAAGTGATATTACGTTCATTAAAAAACTTGAAAAAATCAGGTCTGATTTTGTTGCAAATGTTTCTCATGAACTAAAAACTCCTTTAACTTCTATAAAAGGTTTTGTAGAGACACTGAAGGATGGTGCAATTGAAGATAGAGAAGTTGCTGAAAAATTTCTTAACATTATCGAGGTAGAAGTTGAAAGACTTGTTCGACTAATAAATGACTTGCTGTATTTGTCTGAGATAGAAAATGCAAAGATCCAGGTTACCGAAGATGAGGTCAATGTGAAAGAAGTAGTAGAGGAATGTGTTGAGCTTTTAAGATTTAAAGCTGAGGGCAAAAATGTAAAGATACACCTTAAGTTGGATGATAAGCTTAAAGTAAAGATTCACAAAGATTGGTTGAAACAGATTTTCATAAACCTCATAGACAACGCAATTGTATACAACAAGGAAAATGGTGAGGTCATTATAGAGGTAGAGAGATTAGACGAGAAAATAGCGATAAGAGTAAAAGATACAGGTATTGGTATTCCACAAGATGAGATAGAAAGAATATTCGAAAGATTTTATCGAGTGGATAAAGGGCGTTCCCGAAAACTCGGAGGTACAGGTTTAGGACTTTCGATAGTCAAACACATTGTTGAACTTTACAATGGAAAGATTTACGTGACAAGTGAAGTTGGCAAAGGAAGTGAATTTACTATTGTAATATAA
- a CDS encoding inorganic phosphate transporter: MHSIPLNLLLIIILALTFDFINGFHDTANAIATSVSTRVLTPRAAIFMSAVLNFFGAMINTEVAKTIGHGIVNPKFVTEYLVLAAVIAAIVWDLLTWWWGIPSSSSHAIIGGLIGAAIVTTKSLSDINWIGFVKKIVLPLIISPVLGFVFGYLFMMILYIVFAKVHPNIVNKYFSKLQILSAMWMAYSHGSNDAQKSMGIITMALVSAGILNNFVVPDWVKFACALAMALGTSFGGWRIIKTMGIKIIKLAPINGFAAETGAALTIQFATHIGAPVSTTHVISSSIMGVGACKKFSAVRWGIAKNIVIAWILTIPMCSLIGGVIAWVINLIV; the protein is encoded by the coding sequence ATGCATAGCATTCCATTAAATCTTCTTCTGATAATCATCCTGGCTTTGACTTTTGATTTTATAAATGGGTTTCATGATACAGCTAACGCTATTGCAACGTCTGTGTCAACACGTGTTTTGACACCAAGAGCCGCAATATTTATGTCAGCAGTTCTTAACTTCTTTGGCGCAATGATTAACACAGAGGTTGCAAAAACTATAGGCCATGGAATAGTGAACCCAAAGTTTGTAACAGAATACCTCGTGCTTGCGGCTGTTATCGCAGCAATTGTTTGGGATTTACTTACCTGGTGGTGGGGAATACCTTCCTCTTCATCACATGCGATAATAGGTGGTCTGATTGGCGCTGCAATTGTTACTACAAAATCACTCTCTGATATAAACTGGATAGGATTTGTCAAAAAAATAGTACTGCCACTCATTATCTCGCCTGTGTTAGGTTTTGTTTTTGGATACTTGTTTATGATGATTCTTTACATAGTATTTGCTAAGGTTCATCCTAATATTGTAAATAAATATTTTTCAAAACTACAAATACTCTCTGCGATGTGGATGGCATATAGTCACGGTTCAAATGACGCTCAAAAATCAATGGGAATAATTACAATGGCTCTTGTGAGCGCAGGGATTTTAAATAACTTTGTGGTGCCTGATTGGGTAAAATTTGCTTGTGCACTTGCAATGGCACTTGGCACTTCTTTTGGTGGCTGGAGAATAATAAAGACGATGGGTATTAAGATAATAAAATTAGCACCCATCAATGGTTTTGCTGCAGAAACAGGAGCAGCACTTACAATTCAGTTTGCAACCCATATTGGTGCACCTGTCTCAACAACACATGTAATTTCATCTTCAATTATGGGAGTTGGTGCATGTAAAAAATTTTCAGCCGTAAGATGGGGAATTGCCAAAAATATTGTGATTGCTTGGATTTTGACAATCCCTATGTGCAGTTTAATTGGCGGAGTGATTGCATGGGTTATTAATCTAATTGTTTAA
- a CDS encoding DUF47 domain-containing protein: MWSIIPKENQFFVLLNNAIENAYQSAVMLNQLINNLSNMSKYLAELEKAENRGDDITHQVIELLNRTFITPLDREDLFAIIKEIDNIVDALETVAHRFEIYNVNQIKPEAKILSEMIINCTKELKSVVENLKDLKNTKSIKEKIIEVNRIEDEGDIVYRNAIKKLFSENRDKPIEVIIWKEIFGFLEDTLDACEDVANVIEGVVTKNA, encoded by the coding sequence ATGTGGAGTATTATCCCAAAAGAAAATCAATTTTTTGTTCTCCTGAACAATGCAATTGAAAATGCTTATCAATCAGCAGTAATGTTAAATCAACTCATTAATAATCTTTCAAATATGAGTAAATACCTTGCAGAGCTCGAAAAAGCTGAGAATAGAGGCGATGATATTACACATCAGGTAATTGAACTTCTCAACAGAACTTTCATTACCCCTCTTGACAGAGAGGATTTGTTTGCAATCATAAAAGAAATTGACAACATTGTTGATGCACTTGAGACCGTGGCACACAGATTCGAAATTTACAATGTTAACCAAATAAAGCCTGAAGCTAAGATTCTTTCTGAAATGATAATTAATTGCACAAAAGAGTTAAAAAGTGTTGTGGAAAACCTAAAAGATTTGAAAAACACAAAATCAATTAAAGAAAAGATAATCGAGGTCAATAGAATTGAGGATGAGGGTGATATTGTCTATAGAAATGCAATAAAAAAATTATTTTCAGAAAACAGGGACAAGCCAATTGAGGTCATCATCTGGAAAGAAATATTTGGCTTTTTAGAAGATACCTTAGATGCCTGTGAAGATGTTGCAAATGTAATAGAAGGAGTCGTGACAAAAAATGCATAG
- the pstB gene encoding phosphate ABC transporter ATP-binding protein PstB, whose translation MVIIETKDLNLYYGDNHALKDVNIRINEKSITALIGPSGCGKSTFLRTLNRMNDLIENVRIEGKVYFENKDIYKDIDVISLRKKIGMVFQKPNPFPMSIYDNVAYGPRIHGIKKKEILDEIVENSLRKAYLWEEVKDRLKKSAFSLSGGQQQRLCIARVLAVEPEVILLDEPTSALDPISTLKIEELLEELKKNYTIVIVTHNMQQAARISDWTGFFLNGELIEYDRTITIFNTPKDKRTEDYITGRFG comes from the coding sequence ATGGTTATTATAGAGACAAAAGATTTAAATTTGTACTATGGTGACAATCATGCCCTTAAAGATGTAAACATAAGGATAAATGAAAAATCCATTACAGCTTTGATTGGTCCATCTGGTTGTGGAAAATCTACATTTTTGAGAACTCTTAACCGCATGAATGACCTTATTGAAAATGTGAGAATAGAAGGTAAGGTCTATTTTGAAAACAAGGATATTTATAAAGACATTGATGTTATAAGCCTCAGAAAAAAGATTGGAATGGTATTTCAAAAGCCAAATCCTTTCCCAATGAGTATATATGACAATGTGGCGTACGGTCCCAGAATACATGGGATTAAGAAAAAGGAGATACTTGATGAGATTGTAGAGAACAGTTTAAGAAAAGCATACCTTTGGGAAGAGGTAAAAGATAGGCTAAAAAAAAGTGCGTTTTCATTATCTGGAGGTCAGCAGCAAAGACTGTGTATTGCAAGAGTTTTGGCAGTGGAACCTGAGGTCATTTTACTTGATGAACCAACTTCTGCACTTGACCCAATTTCCACTTTAAAAATAGAAGAGCTGTTAGAGGAACTCAAGAAAAATTATACAATTGTAATAGTCACTCACAATATGCAACAAGCGGCAAGAATATCTGACTGGACAGGATTTTTCCTAAATGGTGAACTTATCGAATATGATAGGACAATTACTATTTTTAACACACCAAAGGATAAGAGAACTGAGGATTATATAACAGGCAGATTCGGATAA